The proteins below are encoded in one region of Halichoerus grypus chromosome X, mHalGry1.hap1.1, whole genome shotgun sequence:
- the XKRX gene encoding XK-related protein 2 isoform X1, protein MDRVYEIPEEPTVDPTSSLEEDVIRGPNPRFTFPFGILFSTFLYCGEAASALYMVRIYRKNSETYWMTYTLSFFMFSSIMVQLTLIFVHRDLAKDKPLSLFMHLILLGPVIRCLEAMIKYLTLWKKEGQEEPYVSLTRKKMLINGEEVLIEWEVGHSIRTLAMHRNAYKRMSQIQAFLGSVPQLTYQLYVTLISAEVPLGRAVLMVFSLISVTYGATLCNMLAIQIKYDEYKIRLGPLEVLCITIWRTLEITSRLVILVLFSATLKLKAVPFLLLNFLIILFEPWVKFWRSGAQMPNNIEKNFSRVGTLVVLISITVLYAGINFSCWSALQLKLADRDLVDKGQNWGHMGLHYSVRLVENVIMVLVFKFFGVKVLLDYCPSLIALQLIIAYLISIGFMLLFFQYLHPLRSLFTHNVVDYLHCVCCHRHPRGRIENSEPSCDAEARQSIV, encoded by the exons ATGGACCGAGTTTATGAAATTCCTGAGGAGCCCACCGTGGATCCAACTTCATCTCTGGAGGAAGATGTCATCCGTGGGCCCAACCCTCGATTTACCTTTCCATTTGGCATCCTCTTCTCCACCTTTTTGTACTGTGGGGAGGCTGCATCTGCCTTGTACATGGTCAGAATCTACCGAAAGAATAGCGAAACCTACTGGATGACATACACCTTATCCTTCTTTATGTTTTCATCCATTATGGTCCAGTTGACCCTCATTTTTGTTCACAGAGATCTGGCCAAAGACAAGCCGCTGTCATTGTTTATGCATCTAATCCTCCTGGGACCTGTTATCAG ATGTTTGGAGGCCATGATTAAGTACCTCACACTGTGGAAGAaagaggggcaggaggagcccTATGTCAGCCTCACCCGAAAGAAGATGCTAATAAATGGCGAGGAGGTGCTGATAGAATGGGAGGTGGGCCACTCCATCCGGACCCTGGCTATGCACCGCAATGCCTACAAACGTATGTCACAGATCCAAGCCTTCCTGGGCTCAGTGCCCCAGCTGACCTATCAGCTCTATGTGACTCTGATCTCTGCAGAGGTTCCCCTGGGTAGAG ctgTGCTAATGGTCTTTTCCCTGATCTCTGTCACCTATGGGGCTACCCTCTGCAATATGTTGGCTATCCAGATCAAGTATGATGAATACAAGATTCGCCTTGGGCCGTTAGAAGTCCTCTGCATCACCATCTGGCGGACATTGGAGATCACTTCCCGCCTCGTGATTCTGGTGCTCTTCTCAGCCACCTTGAAACTGAAGGCTGTGCCCTTCTTATTGCTCAACTTCCTGATCATCCTCTTTGAGCCCTGGGTTAAGTTCTGGAGGAGTGGTGCCCAGATGCCCAATAACATTGAGAAAAATTTCAGCCGGGTTGGCACCTTGGTGGTGCTGATCTCCATCACCGTTCTCTATGCAGGCATCAACTTCTCTTGCTGGTCAGCTTTGCAGTTGAAACTGGCAGACAGGGACCTCGTTGACAAAGGCCAGAACTGGGGGCACATGGGCCTGCACTATAGTGTAAGGTTGGTAGAGAACGTGATCATGGTTTTGGTTTTCAAGTTCTTTGGAGTCAAAGTGTTACTGGATTACTGTCCTTCCTTGATTGCTTTGCAGCTCATCATTGCTTATCTGATTTCCATTGGCTTCATGCTCCTTTTCTTCCAGTACTTGCACCCATTGCGCTCACTTTTTACCCACAACGTAGTGGACTACCTCCATTGTGTCTGCTGCCACCGGCACCCTCGGGGCAGGATTGAGAACTCAGAGCCATCCTGTGATGCTGAAGCAAGGCAAAGCATTGTCTGA
- the XKRX gene encoding XK-related protein 2 isoform X2 has protein sequence MDRVYEIPEEPTVDPTSSLEEDVIRGPNPRFTFPFGILFSTFLYCGEAASALYMVRIYRKNSETYWMTYTLSFFMFSSIMVQLTLIFVHRDLAKDKPLSLFMHLILLGPVIRCLEAMIKYLTLWKKEGQEEPYVSLTRKKMLINGEEVLIEWEVGHSIRTLAMHRNAYKPVLMVFSLISVTYGATLCNMLAIQIKYDEYKIRLGPLEVLCITIWRTLEITSRLVILVLFSATLKLKAVPFLLLNFLIILFEPWVKFWRSGAQMPNNIEKNFSRVGTLVVLISITVLYAGINFSCWSALQLKLADRDLVDKGQNWGHMGLHYSVRLVENVIMVLVFKFFGVKVLLDYCPSLIALQLIIAYLISIGFMLLFFQYLHPLRSLFTHNVVDYLHCVCCHRHPRGRIENSEPSCDAEARQSIV, from the exons ATGGACCGAGTTTATGAAATTCCTGAGGAGCCCACCGTGGATCCAACTTCATCTCTGGAGGAAGATGTCATCCGTGGGCCCAACCCTCGATTTACCTTTCCATTTGGCATCCTCTTCTCCACCTTTTTGTACTGTGGGGAGGCTGCATCTGCCTTGTACATGGTCAGAATCTACCGAAAGAATAGCGAAACCTACTGGATGACATACACCTTATCCTTCTTTATGTTTTCATCCATTATGGTCCAGTTGACCCTCATTTTTGTTCACAGAGATCTGGCCAAAGACAAGCCGCTGTCATTGTTTATGCATCTAATCCTCCTGGGACCTGTTATCAG ATGTTTGGAGGCCATGATTAAGTACCTCACACTGTGGAAGAaagaggggcaggaggagcccTATGTCAGCCTCACCCGAAAGAAGATGCTAATAAATGGCGAGGAGGTGCTGATAGAATGGGAGGTGGGCCACTCCATCCGGACCCTGGCTATGCACCGCAATGCCTACAAAC ctgTGCTAATGGTCTTTTCCCTGATCTCTGTCACCTATGGGGCTACCCTCTGCAATATGTTGGCTATCCAGATCAAGTATGATGAATACAAGATTCGCCTTGGGCCGTTAGAAGTCCTCTGCATCACCATCTGGCGGACATTGGAGATCACTTCCCGCCTCGTGATTCTGGTGCTCTTCTCAGCCACCTTGAAACTGAAGGCTGTGCCCTTCTTATTGCTCAACTTCCTGATCATCCTCTTTGAGCCCTGGGTTAAGTTCTGGAGGAGTGGTGCCCAGATGCCCAATAACATTGAGAAAAATTTCAGCCGGGTTGGCACCTTGGTGGTGCTGATCTCCATCACCGTTCTCTATGCAGGCATCAACTTCTCTTGCTGGTCAGCTTTGCAGTTGAAACTGGCAGACAGGGACCTCGTTGACAAAGGCCAGAACTGGGGGCACATGGGCCTGCACTATAGTGTAAGGTTGGTAGAGAACGTGATCATGGTTTTGGTTTTCAAGTTCTTTGGAGTCAAAGTGTTACTGGATTACTGTCCTTCCTTGATTGCTTTGCAGCTCATCATTGCTTATCTGATTTCCATTGGCTTCATGCTCCTTTTCTTCCAGTACTTGCACCCATTGCGCTCACTTTTTACCCACAACGTAGTGGACTACCTCCATTGTGTCTGCTGCCACCGGCACCCTCGGGGCAGGATTGAGAACTCAGAGCCATCCTGTGATGCTGAAGCAAGGCAAAGCATTGTCTGA